The Myripristis murdjan chromosome 17, fMyrMur1.1, whole genome shotgun sequence DNA segment CCAAGAGCAGGATAAGAAATAAACATGCAAGAAACTGTAGTATATAAATATTATTCTTAACTTGTGAGCACTGATTGCACTGTGACTTCAGGATTCTGTGAAAAGTATAAATGCTTTTCTGCGACAATCAAGCATGATAGGATCAACACTTAAGAACTCACCATTTGAGGGACTCCAAAAATGACAACGTTGGAGTATTGTGCAAAACTGACCTAGAGAGAAAGTCAAAAATCTTGTCAATGATGTGAATGAAAAGGTCAAACAGTGCTTGTCCCAGATCAGAACGCTTATAAATACAGAACTCTGATatgggtcattttttttctgactacTTGGCTAGTATATAGGGAATGTCCGTCACATAGACATTGTAAGCCCATAGGATTAAGTCGCTGTTTATATGTTAAAAGCACACATGGTAAAAATCTATCCATTTTTCACAGTTCACAAAAATGTTGGAAATAGATGTTTTCCCAGGTTCTCTCAAAATGCTGACTGCTCGTGTGTCACTGACCTTCCATAAGTCCGAGATGTGGAAGGAGGTGGAGTGGTGGACTCCCCCTCTCCACGCCTTGTAACGAGAGTACCACACCAGCCAGGGGTTCAGCTCAAACCCTGATGCCCGAAACCCATGCTGGGCTGCTGCTATCACCTGCAAGCAGGATCACAAAGGGAGATATGAGATCAGACAGTATTGCAATTATTGGTAATGCCTATATTTTTACAGTTACATGTAGAATGTAGGCTATTTTTATTAAAGGAATAATATGCAAAAcccagttttctttctttcttccttttaaaTAGGTTTTGTTTCACTGGTGCAAATCACTCatctctgtggtgtttttgtgctACACTTCCAACCTtaccagagatcacctgtcaatcaaattgTGTCCAGAGATGTGATGTCTTTGTCTTTGGGTTAGAAActaggttatggttaaggttaccAGTTAACCCACTGAATTTATATGATGCAAGCCCTCATGAACTGGTCTGTGTTAACTTATATCAAGCACCAATAAGGAGCAACAAAATGAGCAATTAAATCAAAACTGTTAAGAAAggctagattagattagattagattggattagattagattagattagattagattagatttgatttgatttgattttatgatCTTATTGTCcacagatgtggaaatttgccttCAGCTTCACAAGTTCAAAATacatcacagtaaatcacaatacatacaataataacaacacaacTTGCAGAGCacagacaataataataacggaCAATGGTTCCAGTGTGAGTGGTGTTACTTTAAATATTACTTTGAACCATGCCTAAAAAGGGCTAGAAAGTCATGCTTGTTCTAGAGTCTAGAACTTTAATATAGACATAGTGAGAGTTCCAAGTTAAAAGTTAAGATAGCAGAGGAAAGGATATGTAAGTGAGgtaagtgaaatgaaatgttttctggGGTCAACGAGGAATGTCACTATCAGGGATTTCAGTATTATTGTTAAAATCAGACACAGCACTTACTATTCTGCCGTCTCCACTCCCAATGTCCACCAGGGTCCCTGACCTGGCCTGCAGCGCCCTGAGGACGTTCTCCACCTGGGCGGTGGTGGCGGGGACAAACGGGAGGCAGACCCTCCGCAGGGCAGGGGCGACAAACGGCGCAGCAACGGCGTACAGGGCGACCAGCGAGCCTCCCACCAGCCCCGTCACCACAAGCCCCAGCCGACTCCTGCCTCTGCCCGCTTCAGCACCGCCCTCACCGTGTTCAGCCGAGTTCAGCCCCACAAAAACCTGCTCCTGCGACATGATATCGCCTCTCCACTTCATAAACCTAGCTTACAGTTGAGGTGTCGTGCATATGTGACCGCCGACACCATAGCCACTAGCAAGTGCCGACTTCGCTATGATAAATTTGTGGGGATAAAATCAGACATTACCGGTACAACACGCTTATTTCCACCACAAGTCAAAACTACAACTGAACCAGCCAGCTGCCAAGCCGGCTCGCAGATGTCACGctaaagacaataaaatgcaaaacttcTGGCtgtaactttcaaaataaaatgttattaacCAATTTACAAATAATTCGATCACAGCTGAAGTTCAAATAAAGCTATCATCTACAGATACTTCTTGTAAATACTTAAACACCCATTTCCCCACTAAAATTTACAACTTCTTGGTACACTGCGACCAACCATGGCAAACATGAATgtcctttattttgaagggaatgATTTACATCCGGAGTTACCCCTATTGTTCTCTAGCTAGCTTGACGCCGCTAACTAGCACAGTGAAACTCTTCCTCTCTAATTTGAACCCTGACTGACGAGTATACTGTACTGTTGTTGTGGGTGGTTCAAAATGCCAAGGCGACAACACACAATGTATTACAGTGGAAATTAGTTGCATGTAAAACAGTTAACGGGGTTTGTGAAATGTCCTTTCATGCCGACCTACAGTAAAAGCACTAAACGTGCCCGAGACAGGTCACGTTCATCGCTAATACAGTCCGAGTGGACACAAAGGATAGTCCAAATGTGGTTCCCCTTCAAGCtgtcactgatcacctcaccttgtatcagaaaggaggaactaatcagtgaaatcacctggtggaggtgttggtcctccatggcacatgattggaaaCCCCTGGTCTAGGGTCACCACTGGAATGTATTTAAATGGATTAAAAAATGGAGTATGGAAATTATGCTGGTCCTTGGAGAGAAACACGAAGAAGTGGCAATTATTTAACATTAAACGACAGTGCCATGCATAGTGAAGAGAAAGGAGatatttaatgaaataaataagacGACAGACAGCcataaacaagaaaatacaataagtcaaataaaaacagtcaaaagaACAAGTGGTGCAcaggtcaaataaaataagaataaaataaaacagcaacacatacacaaactccTTGAAACActctgaaatcaaaacaaacaagaaagtCATAGATCcattcacagcagcagaaaaacattCCTCCTCATTCCATGACGCCAAGATGTCTGTAAGTTTCATGCATTGCTCAGATTTCAGAATTTGTCAATAATAATTTAAGTAATCCTATTTTTCAAGCCCACAAGcttttaaatcattttgtgCTGTATAGTA contains these protein-coding regions:
- the atpsckmt gene encoding ATP synthase subunit C lysine N-methyltransferase, translating into MKWRGDIMSQEQVFVGLNSAEHGEGGAEAGRGRSRLGLVVTGLVGGSLVALYAVAAPFVAPALRRVCLPFVPATTAQVENVLRALQARSGTLVDIGSGDGRIVIAAAQHGFRASGFELNPWLVWYSRYKAWRGGVHHSTSFHISDLWKVSFAQYSNVVIFGVPQMMDQLESKLSSELQSTAKVVACRFPFPTWTPEHTVGEGIDTVWVYDAKTFKSQLQQGLTAKQDHTQTSPTKDVNV